One genomic window of Metopolophium dirhodum isolate CAU chromosome 4, ASM1992520v1, whole genome shotgun sequence includes the following:
- the LOC132943678 gene encoding protein 5NUC-like isoform X2 → MSPTAASAAACLAAVVVAAFAVNAADLDLVLLHANDMHSRFDETDLYCNECREDDASLGHCYGGFARVAQFVRDERRLANESGLPSLFLVAGDTFQGTPYFSFFEWRPVVDFINQLQPDVMTLGNHEFDHGINTLLSYLNGIQNIPTVVSNLNMTAEPELNNFVLPSLVFTINNTKVGIVGCLTTDTPTISNSGAVEFFDEVESLKKETKKLLKNGVNIIICLSHSGIEKDKVIAKEVEDIDIIVGGHSHTFLYSDTPPSIEKPYGPYPLYVTNVKNKAVPILQAYANTKYVGKVVLKFDSNGDIVNIDGSPTLLNHEIKQDPTMLTVVDQWKPQVTRITNITIGRTAVELINTCRGEECNIGNLIADSFVYYNVMKKEVYDEYWTDAPIGMVQAGGIRTTINETDHDGYITLGQLINVTPFANNLVKITISGSTLLESFEHSVSDYVLNHGTSKFLQVSDNICGKFRRRRSGQAQPVDFFSTKISA, encoded by the exons ATGAGCCCGACAGCCGCCTCCGCCGCCGCGTGTTTGGCCGCCGTGGTCGTGGCCGCATTCGCCGTGAACGCGGCCGATCTGGACCTGGTGCTGCTGCACGCCAACGACATGCACAGCCGGTTCGACGAGACGGACCTGTACTGCAACGAGTGCCGCGAAGACGACGCTTCGCTTGGCCACTGTTACGGCGGCTTCGCCCGGGTCGCCCAATTCGTGCGTGACGAACGGCGATTGGCCAACGAGAGCGGCTTGCCGTCGCTGTTCCTGGTGGCCGGTGACACGTTCCAGGGCACGCCGTACTTCTCGTTCTTCGAGTGGAGGCCCGTCGTCGACTTCATCAATCAGCTGCAACCCGACGTCATG ACTTTGGGGAATCATGAGTTCGACCACGGTATCAACACTCTTTTGTCATACTTAAACGGAATTCAAAATATACCCACAGTAGTATCCAACTTGAATATGACGGCAGAAccagaattaaataattttgtattgccGTCATTAGTATTCACCATAAACAATACAAAAGTGGGCATCGTTGGATGTTTGACAACAGATACTCCG accATATCCAATTCCGGAGCTGTTGAATTTTTTGATGAAGTAGAGTCTTTGAAGAAAGAAACGAAAAAGTTACTCAAAAACggtgttaatataattatttgccTTAGCCATAGTGGAATTGAAAAAGATAAAGTAATTGCCAAGGAAGTAGAAGACATCGATATAATTGTTGGGGGACATtcacatacatttttgtattcgG ACACTCCACCTAGCATTGAAAAACCATATGGACCATATCCACTGTACGTGACAAACGTTAAAAATAAGGCCGTGCCAATATTACAGGCATACGCAAATACCAAATACGTGGGAaaagttgtattaaaatttgattcTAATGGTGACATAGTTAATATCGATGGCTCGCCAACATTATTGAATCATGAAATAAAACAAG ATCCAACAATGTTGACTGTGGTTGATCAATGGAAACCACAGGTAACTAGAATTACAAATATTACCATTGGGCGTACGGCCGTAGAGTTAATAAACACGTGTCGTGGAGAGGAATGTAACATAGGAAACCTGATAGCGGATTCATTTGTATACTAC AACGTTATGAAAAAAGAAGTTTACGACGAGTACTGGACTGATGCTCCTATTGGGATGGTTCAAGCTGGTGGTATTAGGACTACAATCAACGAAACTGATCATGatg GTTACATTACTTTGGGACAGTTGATCAATGTCACACCGTTTGCTAATAATCTtgtcaaaattacaatttctgGTTCTACGCTTTTAGAATCATTTGAACACAGCGTTTCTGACTATGTATTGAATCACGGTACATCTAAATTTTTACAAGTATCTG ATAACATCTGTGGCAAATTCAGGAGGCGGAGAAGTGGACAAGCGCAACCTGTCGATTTTTTCAGCACGAAAATAagtgcataa
- the LOC132943678 gene encoding protein 5NUC-like isoform X1 codes for MSPTAASAAACLAAVVVAAFAVNAADLDLVLLHANDMHSRFDETDLYCNECREDDASLGHCYGGFARVAQFVRDERRLANESGLPSLFLVAGDTFQGTPYFSFFEWRPVVDFINQLQPDVMTLGNHEFDHGINTLLSYLNGIQNIPTVVSNLNMTAEPELNNFVLPSLVFTINNTKVGIVGCLTTDTPTISNSGAVEFFDEVESLKKETKKLLKNGVNIIICLSHSGIEKDKVIAKEVEDIDIIVGGHSHTFLYSDTPPSIEKPYGPYPLYVTNVKNKAVPILQAYANTKYVGKVVLKFDSNGDIVNIDGSPTLLNHEIKQDPTMLTVVDQWKPQVTRITNITIGRTAVELINTCRGEECNIGNLIADSFVYYNVMKKEVYDEYWTDAPIGMVQAGGIRTTINETDHDGYITLGQLINVTPFANNLVKITISGSTLLESFEHSVSDYVLNHGTSKFLQVSGVLVEYDLTQSPGNRVTSLFLRCGHCSVPKYEPLVLTANYTIVMTDYLANGGNNYQAFQKRINNELLGIEDYNATSMYMQSISPITSGIDGRIHFKRDINNEKSAGFNINTWNYRILATTFISSVLYFNIQIVI; via the exons ATGAGCCCGACAGCCGCCTCCGCCGCCGCGTGTTTGGCCGCCGTGGTCGTGGCCGCATTCGCCGTGAACGCGGCCGATCTGGACCTGGTGCTGCTGCACGCCAACGACATGCACAGCCGGTTCGACGAGACGGACCTGTACTGCAACGAGTGCCGCGAAGACGACGCTTCGCTTGGCCACTGTTACGGCGGCTTCGCCCGGGTCGCCCAATTCGTGCGTGACGAACGGCGATTGGCCAACGAGAGCGGCTTGCCGTCGCTGTTCCTGGTGGCCGGTGACACGTTCCAGGGCACGCCGTACTTCTCGTTCTTCGAGTGGAGGCCCGTCGTCGACTTCATCAATCAGCTGCAACCCGACGTCATG ACTTTGGGGAATCATGAGTTCGACCACGGTATCAACACTCTTTTGTCATACTTAAACGGAATTCAAAATATACCCACAGTAGTATCCAACTTGAATATGACGGCAGAAccagaattaaataattttgtattgccGTCATTAGTATTCACCATAAACAATACAAAAGTGGGCATCGTTGGATGTTTGACAACAGATACTCCG accATATCCAATTCCGGAGCTGTTGAATTTTTTGATGAAGTAGAGTCTTTGAAGAAAGAAACGAAAAAGTTACTCAAAAACggtgttaatataattatttgccTTAGCCATAGTGGAATTGAAAAAGATAAAGTAATTGCCAAGGAAGTAGAAGACATCGATATAATTGTTGGGGGACATtcacatacatttttgtattcgG ACACTCCACCTAGCATTGAAAAACCATATGGACCATATCCACTGTACGTGACAAACGTTAAAAATAAGGCCGTGCCAATATTACAGGCATACGCAAATACCAAATACGTGGGAaaagttgtattaaaatttgattcTAATGGTGACATAGTTAATATCGATGGCTCGCCAACATTATTGAATCATGAAATAAAACAAG ATCCAACAATGTTGACTGTGGTTGATCAATGGAAACCACAGGTAACTAGAATTACAAATATTACCATTGGGCGTACGGCCGTAGAGTTAATAAACACGTGTCGTGGAGAGGAATGTAACATAGGAAACCTGATAGCGGATTCATTTGTATACTAC AACGTTATGAAAAAAGAAGTTTACGACGAGTACTGGACTGATGCTCCTATTGGGATGGTTCAAGCTGGTGGTATTAGGACTACAATCAACGAAACTGATCATGatg GTTACATTACTTTGGGACAGTTGATCAATGTCACACCGTTTGCTAATAATCTtgtcaaaattacaatttctgGTTCTACGCTTTTAGAATCATTTGAACACAGCGTTTCTGACTATGTATTGAATCACGGTACATCTAAATTTTTACAAGTATCTG gTGTTCTGGTCGAATATGATTTAACGCAGAGTCCCGGAAATCGAGTCACTTCACTGTTTCTTCGATGTGGCCACTGTAGCGTTCCCAAATACGAACCTTTAGTGTTGACTGCGAACTATACAATAGTGATGACCGATTATTTGGCGAATGGTGGTAATAATTATCAGGCATTTCAAAAAAGAATAAACAACGAATTACTAG GTATTGAAGATTATAACGCAACATCGATGTATATGCAATCAATAAGTCCCATAACGAGTGGAATAGATGGCAGAATCCACTTTAAACGCGATATCAATAACGAAAAGTCAGCaggatttaatataaatacatggaATTATCGAATCTTAGCGACTACTTTCATTAGTTCAGTATTATACTTTAACATTCAAATAGtcatctaa
- the LOC132943515 gene encoding uncharacterized protein LOC132943515 encodes MTYSSVQRIAKQNKHHAYLANPVQQLLASDYERRLNFIAHCMVKLEEDPQFLTNILWTDEAKFHNNGQVNHHNNHYWNHSNPHWINETNKQVRWGVNVWCGIIDEHLIGPYFFEENLNGNKYLGFLKNDVPILLENISLQQRLNLIWQQDGAPAHNTLAIRAYLNEMYGDNNWFGTHSPIIQWPPRSPDLSVLDFYFWGHLKNEVYKEKCNSVEELKLRIKDCCDKIEKSILKKTTSAEVLKRLDFCLTEDGKQFEHKIKYK; translated from the coding sequence ATGACATATTCTTCGGTTCAAAGAATTGCCaaacaaaataaacaccatGCATACCTGGCTAATCCTGTTCAGCAGCTCTTAGCAAGTGATTATGAAAGGCGGCTCAATTTTATTGCACATTGCATGGTAAAATTAGAAGAGGATCctcaatttttaacaaatatccTTTGGACTGATGAGGCGAAATTTCACAATAATGGACAAGTAAATCACCATAACAATCACTATTGGAATCATTCAAATCCCCACTGGATAAATGAGACCAATAAGCAAGTTCGTTGGGGTGTGAATGTCTGGTGTGGGATTATTGATGAACATTTAATCGGTCCATATTTTTTCGAGGAAAATCTTAATGGCAATAAGTATCttggttttttgaaaaatgatgtACCCATACTATTGGAAAATATTTCACTTCAACAGCGTTTGAATTTGATTTGGCAGCAAGATGGTGCACCAGCACATAATACCTTGGCTATACGTGCATACCTCAATGAGATGTATGGAGACAATAACTGGTTTGGAACTCACAGCCCCATTATTCAATGGCCACCTCGTTCCCCTGATTTAAGTGTTCTTGACTTCTATTTTTGGGGCCATCTAAAAAATGAAGTGTATAAAGAAAAATGCAATAGTGTGGAGGAACTTAAACTAAGAATTAAAGATTGTTgtgacaaaattgaaaaatcaatattgaaaaaaactacTTCCGCTGAAGTATTGAAACgtttagatttttgtttaactgAAGATGGCAAGCAATTTGAacataagataaaatataaataa